DNA sequence from the Rattus rattus isolate New Zealand chromosome 2, Rrattus_CSIRO_v1, whole genome shotgun sequence genome:
CTGATGTAGCATTTGGCTGTTGACAGGGTGAGGTGAAGGGGCAACAGCAAGCACACTCCAGTACCTAAGTCCACAGCCCCGAGTCCTCTCCTGTTCCAGATAAAAACTGCCTTGCGACTGTGTCTACCATTTGACTAAAGTCGGGGACAATCTATTGCTGTGCTTTCCCGTGTGCACATACAGAGGCCAAGAGGTCAACGTGGGCTGTCGCCCTCGATTGTTCTTTACctcatattttgagacaagaacACTCTCACCGAGCTCCTTGATGGGTTATTTGTGCCCAGTTTGTTATATGGGGTCCCCCACTGGAACAACCTTGATGCTATTTGTCACTCTTCAAACTCTTAGAAACCACAAAAACCACTGAGACTTATACAATCGCTTTATTTTCTGTCCCCCTCCCCGAAATGTAACAACATTAAAGCCATTCCAACGTAGAGCTATTCCTACGGCTCCTTGCATATCTCATTGTAGCTGAAGTTAGATGTTTCAGTAACGAAATGAAGGTTATCTCATCAAAATGGTGGCACATCTCAAAGACGGGTTTCTTGTTCCTGTAACTCTCTGCCTATCCCTCAAAACCTAAAACCCCTTAACAGGAAGACAGCCCACAGCCAAGGCTAAATCACCGTACCCATGCACAGAAAGGGCTCCCAAACAAGCAGAGGGGTTAGACTTCTGGAACGGGCAACTTGTTTATTTATACGGGTAAGAATAGGGAAGAGAAGCCCCCTTGGTTAGCGCTTTGCCTCCACCCCAAGTTACTGCATACCAAGCGGCTATGAATAAAGACAACCAGCTGACTGCAAGTCCCGCAGTGCATGCATCTTAAAAAGTCTCTACAACTCGGACCCTAGGGAGCCACCGGGTTGCCAGCCGAGTCTGCTGTGCTGCTGGGGTTTGGAGGCGTGGTGGCTTTGGCTTCTAGCTGTTGGCTTTCAGTTTGTGGATCTTCGTTTTCAGGACCTTTCTTACCCTTGTCGGCTGCCACGGCGCCCATGATTTCCTGCAGTGGTTGCTCGGGCTCAAGGTTGCTGGGCTGGAGTTCATAGACTTGGACCTGACCCGGGACATCGATTGCTTTCTGCTCCAGTTTTTCCAAGATGGTCTGAACCTTCCTGACGCCATCTCTCCTGGCCTGACGGACATCAGCTCGTCCTTCGGGGTCTACGGAATCCAGGGCCAGCAGCTCTTTGGTCAAATACTCTTCGATCATCAGGTATTTTTTATCAGTCTTCTTGCCTTCGAAGTTGTCGACGGCCTGCTCCAGCCCCTGCACCTTCTCCAAGATGGCTTCCACTTTCAGCACGCCTGGATGCTTAGGGGGCGCTTCGGCGTCTCCTGACTTGAGGGGTGCAGCCTCTGCAGGGGCAGGGCTTGGGGCCGCCTTCGGTTCTGCAGCCACATTCTTCGGGGAAGAAGGGACAGCCGAAGGGGCGGGGCCGGGAGAAGGACAAGGAATTGGGGCAGAGGAGACCTTCACTTCCACTTTCTCAGCAGGAGGAGGTGGCTTCTGAGAAACAGGCTTAGAGTCGGCCTCCCTGCGGATCACTTGAATGGGGATGTGTCCAGGAGGGAGATCTGGTCCAGCTAGGCCTGGCttgctttctggtttgttttcgGGTTGGGTGACAGGGGGAGGCTCTCGATGGGTCATGGGCTGTTGAGAAGAGAGGACACAAACTTTTAGTAACAGCCTAAAGCAATAATTCACAGTTAAtagcaagcaaagaaaaaaaaaaagcaaggaaactggaaataactcttttaattgtgtgtttgcAGGCACTTGTGCCCATGTACACGTggatctcagaggacagcttccatTCTACCCTTCCACCtctccatgggttctgggaaccgagCTCAGACTGTCAGGCTTGCAAGCTCATTATCCACAGAGCCTAGAAAATGAcgttcataaagaaaaaaagatttttaaaaaattttatttgtatttatgtatatgcgaTCTGTATGTATGTCAAtgcccttggaaggcagaagagggagtcagatctcctggaactggagctacaggaagTTGTGAGGCACCCACacaggtactgggaaccaaacttaatcaagagctgagccatttctctatgCCCATATTGAGATCTTTTTGAGGGCAGCCACCAACCAAAATGCGAACTGGATGTTGATCATGAATGTGACCAAATTATCTGCTAAGCCTCCAGTGATTGGCTCACTACCTGCTTGTTCTGTCTTACAGGCAAGGAAAGCCAGCCACtgtcattttcaaaaatgaaacagcATGCTGGCTGCTCAGTGGGGTTTGCTCAGAGCAATTTCTGACCGACTCCACTTCAGCCCTGGGCCGGAGATGCTGCCTCGGGTCTTGCTGTAAAAAGTCTCACCTCCTGGGTACCCTTTCAAGGTGACTTGTAACAGCCTAGCCCTTCCTCTTGgaccagtttgtttgtttttttgaaaataaagcaaGATGCTCGAAATAGTTAACCCTGGAAGAATTCAGGCCCTGCATATTGATGCAATGCTGTGATATGATGCCTTACACTGGCATCCGGCTACACAGTCCTTCCAGGAGACTGAGGTCaaggtcatattttaaaatacaaaccaTGCTCCAAATGGGAACCTGGTGGGGCTCCTCTAGCATCTAAATGATTACCAAACCCTCTCATGCCCCAGTTTCATCAACTGAGAAGAAATGCTATACTACTCCATCCCAGGTAGAGCTTTAATTCTACTTTCATGTCCAGATAAGCTAAATCCTTCAAAGCTCTAAAAAACGGTTCTTTGAACAGGAAGTAAAAGAAAGGCTACCAAGCTCAAGGTCAGTAGAGGTCGAACTAGGATTAAAGGCTCCCTCACTCACTACAGGAAACGCGGGGCAGTCCCCAGGGGAATTCTCACCACTCCTTCCTGGATTACTGAATCCCGAGTGGGTGGCTATCTCACTAGCGTGCTCCATTCCCACCAAGTGCTTCCTGCCCAACATCAACCCTCACTGCTCAGCCCGCCTCCTCGCAGCCATCCCACCGTGGGTTTTAAAAGCAATGGAAAGGCTGTGTAAGGATAAACTTGGGAAAGGGTGTCCCCTGCTCTTCAGAAATGTCAAGGTCATGAAAGCATCGAGAGGCTGAGGAACCATGCCAGAGACTAAAGGGAAGTGACAGCTAAAGTCAGTGTTTGCACTCCTGGATCAGACCCCAAAGGGGAAAGTGCTGGGTAGGAAATTTGAAAGTGGGTGGCAAACTGGGTAATATGCTATTGGAAGAATATTAAATTTCCAGAATCTGGTCATCCTACTCTGGTTGTATTTCTTAGGGAAAATATTTGCTCACGTATCCAGAAGTGAAAGGGCGTGTTAGTTGCAAGCAATTCTTGAGCAACAGTTAGAGTGAGTAGATGATACAGAGAAAGAAGTGATAGGAAGTGAGAGCGGCAAGCATTACTGGGGGTGGCAGGGGCCACTGGGGCTGTAAGTCAACTGCCAGTGTTTGAGCAGTGTGTAAAAGACCTTGGGTTTGACACCAGCACATGAACCCAACCCAGGGGTGCACCTCGTAACCCCAGCACCAGGGAAACaaaagcaggagggtcagaagttcaaagtcatcctcagacaTACAGCAactttggagccagcctgggtgcatgagagactgtctcaacaaaGCAGTGAACTCGGGTGAAGGGCACATGGGACTTCTTCATACGAGTCTTAAAGCTCTTCAGAAAGGTTGAAATCGTTTCCAAATAGAAAAGCTAAAGACAGTGcaggggagatgactcagcaggtcaAACATGTgagtgaggaccagagtttggaccCCCAGGGCACACAGGACAGATGCATGGGTGTGGCGGtccacctgtaagcccagcactcaggaagcagagataagaTATCCCCCGAAGCAAGCTAGCCAGCTGGGTAgactagctgtaccagcaagcactgggttcaagtgagagaccctgcttcagtgTAAAAGGTGGTGACAGATCGAGAAAGACTCCCATCAGCCATGGGCCTTCACAAGGATGTGCGTGTACATGCACAAAACATGTATCACAGACACGTATGCACAAtgcatgcaaaaacaaacaaaagttgaGGATTTCCTGTTTCCGGGACTGAGATAATATCACTGTAAGAGAAAGACATTCTACATTTGGATCTTTGGAAATACCTCATAGGGAGAGTTCACTTTTAAAACCGTGATAAGGAGTAATTCAGCTGCTTAATGTTACAGCCAGGAGCCCGGCGACACTGAGtgtcctttcctgtctctgaGCTGCAGGTGTTTGGTTTCAGTAACATCTCTAGCTTCACTGGAGGATGCACAGGGCCGTGACCATGATGTCCACCAGACCACAATGGCtttccactactgtccaccaatGTGGCCAAGGACCACAATACCCTACTGCAAAGGGGAGACAAGGTCCCTTGCTGTCAGGCTCGGAGCTTATGAGCTAAGAGGACCATCTGGATTGCACAAGACAATCACGTACTGAACCCGAAGGAACTCGTACAAGGCATGAAGGGAAAGGAGTTGCCTTTAGAGGAGAGACTAGGTGGGCATCCCTTAGAAGGCAAAGGGATGGGGGACTGCACTggtcttttattttatagaacaGGTCCAGCCTGAGCAAATGCCCCAGAGGGATCAAGAGAATGGCTTgtagaacagaaacagagaaagagaaacaatgccCCTCTTAAACTGAAGTGCACAGTGTGGTTGGAgtatgtgttgggggggggggagaccaggaaaggtgTGGTGCACACTAAGGAACATGGCTATAGAGGTGAGAGTGATAGCACTGAGTGACAGCCTTACCAcaggctctccctccccctctgtccctgGGCATCAAAGACCAGCAGCTTCTAGAATTCCACTTGTCTCTAGTTGTGCTATGCTGACAAGGCAGGGCTTTGAGGAATCCCAGGGCATCTGCAGAACCTCTCGGCTTGCCTCAGCCACCTGCGCCTCTGTCAACCACTGACTCTCCATACCTGAGGCCTGTCGACCACCGTGTGCACACGGATGGGTGATGGGCAGTGAACCGGTGTGCCGCTTCTGGCTGGAGAGCCCTCCCGGCTGGATGCACCTCTGACAGGTGACCTGAATGGAGATGTGGCCCGAAGAGGCCGGGGCTCCCAGTCGTCCCCCTGGATCTTGTGGTACACAGGCTGCTGGGGCTGGTATTCACCCTGCTGAGCTGGGTAGTGGGTCTTCTGGGCTTGGTGGAAGGAGGGCTGGGCTGCCGGCCGGGTGATGTTCTGCTCATGTATCACGGGGATGGGTATGTAGCCCCTGGGGAGCTGATGGCTACTCAGACTGCTCCTGCCAGAGGACGGCAGGCTGGCCGAGGAGGACGAGGATGAGCAGTCAGAGGCAGCTGGAGACTGAGATCGCTGCAAGAGACAAAGGGCAGAGGCACGGTGCCATGAATGAATGACCCTGCTGCCCTGGCACTCCAAATATCCCAGACACCACCTGGCCAGGACAACACATCCCCCGAAGCCCTCCTGctataaacattttcaaagtgTGAGGATAAGGGCTGTGTGTCCTTCTGTGAGGGAGCAAGTGCTCAGTGTGCTTGAGACCCTGGTTTCACTCTCCAGCACCACTCTACTTAACAAATAGAGTATTAAGAACACTGGGACATAGCTCATTGGGAGAGCACCTGCCCAGCATACACAAGGCTCCCAGAGCTCTGAAATAAAAGGGCCAGGGTTTAAATACTTGGAAGCTCGACAGTTCTCGGCACCTTGCCTGAAATATGGGGAAAGGACAGCCTGCCTGCCCACCTCATGGGTTGCTCTGAGGATTAACTGGATGCTCTGTGCCTGTGCGTTGGCAGGCAGCGGCATGCACAGGAAGGGTGTGGGCCGCTGGGtctgtttgttgttattgaatgtCTCCTTTCTGCTTAACCTCTCATTGGAGAATGCAGTGAAGCATCTGGGAGCTGCCTGTGTCTGGGTGCAGGCCAGGTCCCTTGCTCTTCTGATCTATCTTCTAGTCACCTAGAAGGTGAGGAAGATGGCTGCCCAGGTGGTTCCCCACTAACGGCCTTGTTGGCTTACATTTTCTAAGATCTCTGACCAATGTGTTGTTTTGACTTGTACTGGAGAAACATTACCTACATAGGAAACACATCtccaagaaaggagaaagatttCCAGTATCCCACATTAACTACGGTGAAAGTGAACACAAGTAGAGGTCAAAAACAATCAGAACTCTGACGCAGGCAGGAAATGTGGGCTCATCCTCAAGAACAATGCCAGTGACCCAGGGGACGAGCTGCTGAGAGGACAATGACGAAAAAGGAAGGCATAACTACTTAGCAACCCTACCCAGTCTGTTGGCCACAACCTCAGCTCAGAACCGAGTGAGCAACACACTTTCACTAGTAACAGACCTCAAAATGGCAAACGTCAGGGTTCAAGCCTAAAGCTGTTGCCCTTCTGACTTAATGCTGGATTCCCTTTAACGATACATCTGAAGACAGAGATCTGTGCCACCCTGATTTCATTCCCAGCATAGGTCCAAATGGTTGCTGTCCATCTGAAGGGACCAGAGTAACTCAGCTCTCTCTGAAGCAGAGAGCCCAGTGTGCATAGGAACACTGATATAGGAAGCCATGCAGTTGCTCCAAGCTGTGAGGCCTCTACCTCTATGCACTTTGGTCACTCGGTTAACCTGTTGGCGCCAATTCTTCTACTACGAAAATAAGTCATGTGCTCTCTGGCCATCTGAAAAAAATCTTACACCTACAGGTGTAAGATACAGGGACCATGTGAGGCTGCCAACCATCTCTGCAGGAAGAACCCCTGAGGATGCAGGCCGTGAGCCCCGTGTACTACCAGGTCGGTTTCTGGCCTAGCATGAACTGGGTCTCTTACCTCAGGTCCGTGGGCAGTCGGGGGCTGGGCTGTTGCAGCTGCCGGCACCTGTCCACACTGTTTATCTGTCTGAGTGGTTTCTGTCACGCCCCCACGCAAAGGAGACTGGGACCTCTGCGGGGCGGCGGCTGCTGCCTCGGTTCGAAATCGCTGCACCCCAGGCTGGGAGTAGGCATGGAAAAGGTGCGGCTGCCGGTTTTCCGAGCCTTCATGGTGGACCGGAATGGGAATGTAACCTGGTCGGAGCTGGGGGTATATGGGGTGGCCTTCCCTAGCGGGCAGCAGCCTGGAGCCATCACGGGAAGGGCCGTTGGCAGATGATACAGTTTCCTAAcgtgaaggaaggagaaacaaagacTGGTTTAAAACAGGGCTGAGAAGGAGGGTGGTGCTGAGGGGCTCCGATCTTCCTGAGTGACTTGGACCTCACAGTTCAGCCAAGCTAGCTGAGCACAGGGGACCAGAACTCTTCAGTGTCTCTGCTTTCTCCAGATTTCCAGTCTACTGTGTGAGCGACACTTTATGATTTAGGGGGACAGGGAATGGtggtcatgcctttaatcccaggactgagAAGTAGAAGCGGGTGGGTTTCTGTGACtctgaggccattctggtctacaaagtgagttccaggctggctggTCAGGGTTATATAATAAAGCCTGTCGCCGGGCACAccaagaagtcaaagtatcagtTTGAAGTACAAGAGAGGTCTGCTTCCCACAGTGGCGAGacaggtgtttcttttttctggatgACGGCAGTGTAGACAGCAGACAGCGGCCAACGGCCCCTGCACATCTTCAGAGGCTGAAGCCAGTGATCCCTGGAAGACTCAACTCCAGTTACTAAACTTCCTTCTGGAAAAGCATGTatgttgtgtgctgtgtgtgtgttgtctgtgctCCGTTCTGTGGGTtctatgtgttctgtgtgtgtgtgtgtgtgtgtgtgtgtggcgcgagcatgtgtgcgcatgcacgctGTAGctgtctgtgctgtgctgtgtgtgtttgagtgctcTGTTCTGTGTtgtgtatgctctgtgtgtgtgttgtctgtgccctgttttgtgtgttgtatgtgctgttgtgtgtgtgtgtgatttatgtgctatttgtgtgctgtgtgtgttgtctgtgccctgttttgtgtgttgtatgtgctctgtgtgtatgtcatttatgtgctatgtatgtgctgtgtgtgttgtctgtgccctgttttgtgtgttgtatgtgcttTCTGGGTGCTCTGTTCTCTGTGttgtgctctctcttctctctctctctctctctctct
Encoded proteins:
- the Bag3 gene encoding BAG family molecular chaperone regulator 3 is translated as MSAATQSPVMQMASGNGASDRDPLPPGWEIKIDPQTGWPFFVDHNSRTTTWNDPRVPPEGPKETVSSANGPSRDGSRLLPAREGHPIYPQLRPGYIPIPVHHEGSENRQPHLFHAYSQPGVQRFRTEAAAAAPQRSQSPLRGGVTETTQTDKQCGQVPAAATAQPPTAHGPERSQSPAASDCSSSSSSASLPSSGRSSLSSHQLPRGYIPIPVIHEQNITRPAAQPSFHQAQKTHYPAQQGEYQPQQPVYHKIQGDDWEPRPLRATSPFRSPVRGASSREGSPARSGTPVHCPSPIRVHTVVDRPQPMTHREPPPVTQPENKPESKPGLAGPDLPPGHIPIQVIRREADSKPVSQKPPPPAEKVEVKVSSAPIPCPSPGPAPSAVPSSPKNVAAEPKAAPSPAPAEAAPLKSGDAEAPPKHPGVLKVEAILEKVQGLEQAVDNFEGKKTDKKYLMIEEYLTKELLALDSVDPEGRADVRQARRDGVRKVQTILEKLEQKAIDVPGQVQVYELQPSNLEPEQPLQEIMGAVAADKGKKGPENEDPQTESQQLEAKATTPPNPSSTADSAGNPVAP